A single Halarcobacter anaerophilus DNA region contains:
- the tsaD gene encoding tRNA (adenosine(37)-N6)-threonylcarbamoyltransferase complex transferase subunit TsaD, with protein sequence MILSIESSCDDSSIAITEIETKKLIFHKKISQELQHSIYGGVVPELAARLHVEALPKILEECKEYFPKLKAIAVTNAPGLSVTLMEGVTMAKALSISLNLPLIAVNHLKGHIFSLFIEKEEIFPTTILLVSGGHTQIIEANSFDNMKILATTIDDSFGESFDKVAKMLGLGYPGGPIVQEKGLKGDENRFDFPVPLRQSPNIEFSYSGLKNAVRIQIEKLEKEEISEQDICDICASFEKTAVAHIMQKVKKLFKTKSSKHFAIVGGASANIRLRSAIEEFCKTKEMTLFLSELKYCSDNAAMIGRVALEQYKAKDFTTAKDIDVKTRLKEF encoded by the coding sequence TTGATTTTAAGTATAGAATCTAGTTGTGATGATAGTTCAATCGCAATAACCGAAATTGAAACAAAAAAATTAATTTTTCATAAAAAAATATCTCAGGAACTGCAACACTCAATATACGGAGGTGTTGTACCTGAACTTGCCGCAAGACTACATGTTGAAGCCCTTCCTAAAATACTTGAAGAGTGTAAAGAGTATTTTCCTAAATTAAAAGCAATAGCTGTTACAAATGCTCCGGGACTCTCTGTAACTCTTATGGAAGGTGTTACTATGGCAAAAGCTTTAAGTATAAGTTTGAATCTGCCTTTAATAGCCGTAAATCACCTAAAAGGTCATATTTTTTCGCTTTTTATTGAAAAAGAGGAGATCTTTCCTACAACTATTCTTTTAGTTTCAGGCGGTCACACTCAAATAATAGAAGCCAACTCTTTTGATAATATGAAAATTCTTGCAACAACTATAGATGACAGTTTCGGAGAGAGTTTTGATAAAGTAGCAAAAATGCTGGGTTTAGGATATCCAGGCGGTCCTATCGTTCAAGAAAAAGGTTTAAAAGGCGATGAAAACAGATTTGATTTTCCCGTACCTTTAAGACAAAGTCCCAATATCGAGTTTAGTTATTCAGGACTTAAAAATGCAGTTAGAATACAAATTGAAAAACTTGAGAAAGAGGAAATATCAGAACAAGATATTTGCGATATCTGTGCCTCTTTTGAAAAAACGGCAGTTGCCCATATTATGCAAAAGGTGAAAAAACTTTTTAAAACAAAAAGTTCTAAACATTTTGCAATAGTTGGAGGTGCCAGCGCAAATATAAGATTAAGAAGTGCAATAGAAGAGTTTTGTAAAACAAAAGAAATGACTCTGTTTTTAAGTGAACTTAAATATTGCAGCGATAATGCAGCTATGATAGGAAGAGTTGCTTTAGAACAATATAAAGCAAAAGATTTTACGACGGCAAAAGATATTGATGTAAAGACTAGATTAAAGGAGTTTTGA
- a CDS encoding AzlC family ABC transporter permease, translating into MKNNMKNGFLSNLPISLSVFSYGAILGITCNTKSIDYLELMLMNIFIFAGSSQFVIADMISSSFGIATIIGTAVLINLRYFLIGTTLNTLFFNRTLKEKLLIMHFVTDESWAITMKNREKDIDVYFLLGGGLCIFSSWLLGTSIGYFSGQFILDPQKYGLDFAFYAVFIAILTTMYKSKNDFYTFLITAIIAISLDYLLNNPVYILISAVLGSLLSLLFVKKKESNE; encoded by the coding sequence ATGAAAAATAATATGAAAAACGGTTTTTTATCAAACTTGCCTATAAGTTTGAGTGTTTTTAGTTACGGTGCGATACTAGGGATAACGTGCAATACCAAAAGTATAGATTATTTAGAACTTATGCTTATGAATATTTTTATATTTGCAGGTTCTTCACAATTTGTTATCGCTGATATGATTTCAAGTTCATTTGGAATAGCAACTATAATAGGTACGGCAGTTCTTATAAATTTGAGATATTTTTTAATAGGAACAACATTAAATACTCTTTTTTTTAATAGAACACTAAAAGAAAAACTACTTATTATGCATTTTGTAACAGATGAATCATGGGCTATTACAATGAAAAACAGAGAGAAAGATATAGATGTTTACTTTCTTTTAGGAGGAGGATTGTGTATTTTTTCATCTTGGCTTTTGGGAACTTCAATAGGGTATTTTTCCGGGCAATTTATCCTTGATCCACAAAAATACGGCTTGGATTTTGCTTTTTATGCAGTATTTATAGCTATTTTAACTACTATGTATAAATCAAAAAATGATTTTTACACTTTTTTGATAACTGCTATAATTGCAATATCTTTGGATTATCTTCTAAATAATCCTGTATATATCTTAATCTCTGCTGTTTTAGGTTCTCTTTTATCTTTGTTATTTGTCAAAAAAAAGGAAAGCAATGAGTAG
- a CDS encoding SUI1 family translation initiation factor — protein sequence MIFEMGAKLDGDVFDTSKEDKKKKKISNEIIPKNQHQLVFTFEKRKGKPVTLLGRFYLEEKEKKEVLKLLKKKLACGGAIKEEWIELQGEVKEKIKIILEKEGWKFKK from the coding sequence ATGATATTTGAAATGGGTGCAAAACTTGACGGAGATGTTTTTGATACTTCAAAAGAGGATAAAAAAAAGAAAAAAATTTCAAATGAAATAATACCTAAAAATCAACATCAGCTTGTTTTTACTTTTGAAAAAAGAAAAGGCAAGCCTGTAACTTTACTTGGACGATTTTATCTTGAAGAGAAAGAAAAAAAAGAGGTTTTAAAACTTCTTAAAAAAAAGCTAGCCTGCGGTGGAGCCATAAAAGAAGAGTGGATAGAACTTCAAGGAGAAGTAAAAGAAAAAATCAAAATTATCCTTGAAAAAGAGGGTTGGAAGTTTAAAAAATAA
- a CDS encoding thiazole synthase, with product MSDILKIGEYEFNSRLIVGSGKYKDFQTTKDATLASGSELITVAIRRVNITNPNEENLLDYFKDTNVKLLPNSAGCFTAEEAITTFRLMKEATGINLIKLEVIGDAKKTLYPDVIETIKACEILKKDGFTIMAYTNDDPIIAKRLEDAGADAVMPLAAPIGSGLGIQNRYNIAFIKDAVKVPVVVDAGVGCASDAAIAMELGADAVLTNTAIAGAKDPISMAEAMKYAVKAGRIGYKAGRIAKKPYATASSPVDGLIQF from the coding sequence ATGAGTGATATCCTAAAAATAGGAGAGTATGAGTTTAATAGTAGATTAATAGTAGGTTCCGGAAAATACAAAGATTTTCAAACTACAAAAGATGCAACATTAGCTTCAGGTTCTGAACTAATCACAGTTGCAATAAGAAGAGTAAATATTACGAATCCAAATGAAGAGAATTTATTAGATTATTTTAAAGATACAAATGTAAAACTTCTTCCAAATAGTGCAGGGTGTTTTACAGCAGAAGAAGCAATTACCACTTTTAGACTTATGAAAGAGGCAACAGGAATTAATTTAATTAAGTTAGAAGTTATAGGGGATGCCAAAAAAACTCTATATCCTGATGTAATTGAGACGATCAAAGCTTGTGAAATCTTGAAAAAAGACGGTTTTACTATTATGGCTTATACAAACGACGATCCAATTATTGCAAAAAGATTGGAAGATGCGGGAGCTGATGCCGTTATGCCTTTAGCTGCTCCTATTGGAAGCGGACTTGGTATACAAAACAGATATAATATAGCTTTTATTAAAGATGCGGTTAAAGTTCCTGTTGTCGTTGATGCAGGTGTTGGGTGTGCAAGTGATGCTGCAATTGCAATGGAACTTGGAGCCGATGCAGTTTTAACAAATACGGCAATAGCCGGGGCTAAAGATCCAATATCTATGGCTGAAGCTATGAAATATGCTGTAAAAGCAGGAAGAATAGGATATAAAGCAGGAAGAATAGCTAAAAAACCTTATGCTACGGCATCTTCTCCTGTTGATGGATTGATTCAATTTTAA
- the dxr gene encoding 1-deoxy-D-xylulose-5-phosphate reductoisomerase yields MIVLGSTGSIGVNTLNIARKFNLNIEALVAGTNIELLNKQIKEFNPKKVVIANQKDISRVNHSNVGFGEKDILELIENSESKTVVNALVGFLGLRPTLKAIECKKKIALANKESLVVAGKFIDQSRLSPIDSEHFGLWYLLQNKKISSMTITASGGSFRDYPLEKLSCVSVKEALNHPNWSMGNKITIDSATMTNKMFELIEAAWLFNTRKVDAIIETKSLIHAFVNFEDGSTTAHIANASMQLPIAYAILEKCNEQILKPVNLLEVGNLEFKEIETNRYPIWEIKDEVLNNLDLGLILNAANEVAVSKFLKGQIGFLDISKITLKALNKFNALKANSIEEIFEIDKEVRNYCDS; encoded by the coding sequence GTGATTGTTTTAGGCAGTACAGGTTCAATTGGCGTAAATACATTAAATATAGCAAGAAAATTTAACTTAAATATAGAGGCACTTGTTGCCGGAACAAATATTGAACTTTTAAATAAGCAAATAAAAGAGTTTAATCCCAAAAAAGTCGTAATAGCAAATCAAAAAGATATTTCAAGGGTAAATCATTCAAATGTCGGTTTTGGCGAAAAAGATATTTTAGAACTTATAGAAAATAGTGAATCAAAAACCGTAGTAAATGCTCTTGTAGGATTTTTAGGTCTTAGACCGACTCTTAAAGCAATAGAGTGTAAGAAAAAAATTGCTTTGGCAAATAAAGAGTCTTTGGTTGTTGCAGGAAAATTTATAGACCAAAGTAGATTAAGCCCGATTGATTCCGAACATTTTGGACTTTGGTACCTTCTTCAAAATAAAAAAATCTCTTCTATGACAATAACGGCAAGCGGAGGATCTTTTAGAGATTATCCTTTAGAAAAGCTTTCTTGTGTTTCAGTTAAAGAGGCACTTAACCATCCTAACTGGTCAATGGGGAATAAAATCACGATTGACAGTGCAACTATGACAAATAAAATGTTTGAATTAATAGAAGCAGCGTGGCTTTTTAATACAAGAAAAGTTGATGCAATAATAGAAACAAAATCTTTGATTCATGCTTTTGTAAATTTTGAAGACGGAAGTACTACGGCTCATATTGCAAATGCTTCAATGCAGCTTCCAATAGCCTATGCAATCTTAGAAAAATGCAATGAGCAGATATTAAAACCCGTAAATCTCTTAGAAGTCGGAAATCTAGAGTTTAAAGAAATAGAAACAAACAGATATCCTATTTGGGAGATAAAAGATGAGGTTTTAAACAATCTTGATTTAGGGCTTATCTTAAATGCTGCAAATGAAGTTGCTGTTTCAAAATTTTTAAAAGGTCAAATAGGATTTTTAGATATTTCAAAAATTACTTTAAAAGCTTTAAATAAATTTAATGCTCTTAAAGCTAACTCTATAGAAGAGATTTTTGAAATAGATAAAGAGGTGAGAAACTATTGTGACTCTTGA
- a CDS encoding Lcl C-terminal domain-containing protein — MRYLFIFFLLINFCFSANLQRNDSLGVVVDKENRLMWVDEVSILKQKMTHQDATDFCEELQFAGYSNWRVPEIEEYELIVDKTNERSYINRAFKYNKKDGFWARKAHWRTLWFYADYMYFVSGTPYYDSRHKLKYVRCVRDLD; from the coding sequence ATGAGATATTTATTCATCTTTTTTTTACTAATTAATTTTTGTTTTTCTGCTAATTTGCAAAGGAATGACTCTTTAGGAGTTGTAGTCGATAAGGAAAATAGATTAATGTGGGTAGATGAGGTTTCAATTTTGAAACAAAAAATGACTCACCAAGATGCAACAGACTTTTGTGAAGAGCTTCAATTTGCAGGTTATAGTAATTGGCGTGTTCCTGAAATAGAAGAGTATGAGCTAATTGTCGATAAAACAAATGAAAGAAGTTATATAAACAGAGCTTTTAAATATAATAAAAAAGATGGTTTCTGGGCAAGAAAAGCTCATTGGAGAACTTTATGGTTTTATGCCGATTATATGTACTTCGTAAGTGGAACACCTTATTATGACAGCAGACACAAACTAAAATATGTAAGATGCGTAAGAGATTTAGATTAA
- a CDS encoding AzlD domain-containing protein, translated as MSSQNIIIIILFVALGTYFLRISGLLLSNRLKKYKYVDSILESIPSTLLIALIVPPVVKEGVVGILASLVVIMVMMKTKNIFLSMSIGVFIIYLSKNSLLF; from the coding sequence ATGAGTAGTCAAAATATCATAATAATTATTCTTTTTGTTGCCCTTGGGACTTATTTTTTAAGAATCAGCGGACTTTTATTATCAAATAGACTAAAAAAGTATAAATATGTAGATTCTATTTTAGAATCAATTCCATCTACACTTTTAATCGCTCTTATTGTTCCACCTGTCGTAAAAGAGGGAGTTGTAGGAATTTTGGCTTCTTTAGTCGTTATTATGGTAATGATGAAAACAAAAAATATTTTTTTATCTATGAGTATAGGTGTTTTTATAATCTATCTAAGCAAAAACAGTCTCCTTTTTTAA
- a CDS encoding TetR/AcrR family transcriptional regulator: MAIIVDKTQKRKDIALACKDALINDGIHNVSISKLTKAAGISKGSFYDYFENKNDLIFEIINISLSKHNELKQNKLNSVETTREKAKVFLQIFYDEDDEELKNLYKEFLSISLSNPTKDILDYHKNRNDEYFEWFVSIFNDGIKKGELKPEALNLVKGLFILGNGLFLSGLTCNFHKNDSNMEEVNEFIDVIFNFVEV; the protein is encoded by the coding sequence TTGGCAATTATAGTTGATAAAACACAAAAAAGAAAAGATATTGCATTAGCTTGTAAAGATGCTTTGATAAACGACGGGATACATAATGTATCAATTTCTAAATTGACAAAAGCAGCAGGTATCAGTAAAGGTAGCTTTTATGACTATTTTGAAAATAAAAATGATTTGATTTTCGAAATTATCAATATCTCTTTATCCAAACACAATGAGTTAAAACAAAATAAATTAAACAGTGTTGAAACTACAAGAGAGAAAGCAAAAGTTTTTTTGCAAATTTTCTATGATGAAGATGATGAAGAGTTAAAAAACCTATATAAAGAGTTTTTATCTATATCTTTGTCAAATCCTACAAAAGATATTTTGGACTATCATAAAAATAGAAATGATGAGTATTTTGAATGGTTTGTATCGATTTTTAACGATGGAATTAAAAAAGGTGAGTTAAAACCCGAAGCATTGAATCTCGTTAAAGGTTTGTTTATTTTAGGGAACGGGTTATTCCTTTCCGGATTAACTTGTAATTTCCATAAAAACGACAGCAATATGGAGGAAGTTAATGAGTTTATTGATGTAATTTTCAATTTTGTAGAAGTTTAA
- a CDS encoding AraC family transcriptional regulator, whose product MNSISKLTHNAKFLKPNKNKEIFIYEGDYNNFTFEKHIHDEYTISLIEKGHMGAFLKGFNHEFDKSSIITINPDEVHSCGVLSKEGYKHHSLYLSPDSIKSILKDNFNKSLLPFKNFAFSNDFIYRKLYFLMKYNSSFMELSWESELIETLNVILQINTKATNITTLPSHYDLIKKAKEFINDNYENDFTLDDLSKEFNISKYHFLRLFKKHTFVSPHTYLMIRRVEKAKHFLRNGWDISQTAYLCGFTDQSHLNRKFKQLTGMTPGKYKSFFL is encoded by the coding sequence ATGAATAGTATATCAAAATTGACCCACAATGCAAAGTTTTTAAAACCTAATAAAAATAAAGAGATCTTTATATATGAAGGTGATTATAATAACTTTACATTTGAAAAGCATATACATGATGAGTATACAATCAGTCTTATAGAAAAAGGACACATGGGTGCATTCTTAAAAGGATTTAATCATGAATTCGACAAATCATCTATTATAACCATAAATCCCGATGAAGTTCACTCATGCGGTGTATTATCTAAAGAGGGATACAAACACCACTCTTTATATCTCTCTCCTGATTCTATTAAGAGTATATTAAAAGATAATTTTAACAAATCTCTTCTTCCTTTTAAAAATTTTGCATTTTCAAACGACTTTATTTATAGAAAATTATACTTTTTGATGAAATATAACAGCTCTTTTATGGAATTGTCATGGGAAAGTGAACTTATTGAAACATTAAATGTTATATTACAGATAAATACAAAAGCAACAAATATTACAACACTGCCCTCCCATTACGATTTGATAAAAAAAGCAAAAGAGTTTATAAATGACAATTATGAAAATGATTTTACTTTAGATGATTTATCAAAAGAGTTTAATATTTCAAAATACCATTTTCTCAGACTTTTTAAAAAACACACTTTTGTATCACCTCACACTTATTTAATGATAAGAAGAGTTGAAAAAGCAAAACACTTTTTAAGAAACGGTTGGGATATCTCACAAACTGCTTATTTATGCGGCTTCACAGACCAAAGTCATTTAAATAGAAAATTTAAACAATTAACAGGTATGACTCCGGGAAAATATAAAAGTTTTTTTCTTTAG
- a CDS encoding complement resistance protein TraT, with amino-acid sequence MNKIKSIGLSVAVAALFFSGCATTELQTNAKMTQSIFVNPVAKNKRIIFVSSRNTSGKNINLESSILSQLKAKGYKIVDDPEQATYILMLNVLYCDKKQESNAAGGALAAGAAGAGVAGYNTRSAGSTIGVGLGTALIGGLISKALEDTIYQMQVDILIREKAKGKVYTSTGNLSGQANVNDSTKAGFLNGFGGSVRNTNATGQLNSNMANSSAQHYETNYIEHRTMLFAEATKMDLTLEEATPILEKQISSQITGLF; translated from the coding sequence ATGAATAAAATAAAAAGTATTGGATTAAGCGTAGCCGTTGCGGCATTATTTTTTTCGGGATGTGCAACAACAGAATTACAAACTAATGCGAAAATGACACAAAGTATTTTTGTAAATCCGGTAGCTAAAAATAAAAGAATAATTTTTGTATCAAGTAGAAATACAAGCGGCAAAAATATAAATTTAGAGAGTTCGATTTTATCTCAATTAAAAGCAAAAGGATACAAAATTGTTGATGATCCTGAACAAGCAACATATATCTTAATGCTGAATGTTTTATATTGTGATAAAAAACAAGAAAGTAATGCTGCAGGAGGAGCTCTAGCAGCAGGTGCAGCAGGAGCAGGTGTTGCAGGATATAATACAAGAAGTGCGGGAAGTACTATTGGAGTCGGTTTAGGAACAGCCTTAATTGGTGGACTTATATCAAAAGCTTTGGAAGATACCATTTATCAAATGCAAGTAGATATACTTATTAGAGAAAAAGCAAAAGGCAAAGTGTATACTTCTACAGGAAACTTAAGTGGACAAGCAAATGTGAATGATTCGACAAAAGCAGGATTTTTAAACGGTTTTGGAGGTTCTGTAAGAAATACAAATGCGACAGGACAATTAAATTCAAATATGGCTAATAGCTCTGCTCAACATTACGAAACAAACTATATTGAACATAGAACAATGTTATTTGCTGAAGCAACAAAAATGGATTTAACTTTAGAAGAAGCAACGCCTATTTTAGAAAAACAAATTTCAAGTCAAATTACGGGATTATTCTAA
- a CDS encoding NAD(P)H-hydrate dehydratase, with amino-acid sequence MQNIYYEVGSLDKRCYEQFALSEDLLMEHAALALEKEITKTFDKNSSVLIVSGMGNNGADGIALARLLYKTYDVKLYIPFELKSPMAKLQLKRAQLLGVNLINELQECDIVVDSLFGSGLKRDLNEASQKIIETLNSYNSYKIACDIPTGIDFKGDISTLAFFADVTVTMGALKTSLFTDTAKDYVGEIVVANLGVQREVYETKTDLFLLEKEDLKLPLRDKKNAHKGTFGHLNVVIGSKKGAGVIAAKAAFGFGAGLVSVICHECVDLPYHIMQTHNLSENCTAIALGMGLGIYDEKEIENILQSKLPTIIDADLFYEDIIKIALQKEVVLTPHPKEFCALLNVCELADIKVKELQKNRFKYVEMFCKKYPKVVLLLKGANVLIAQNEKIFVNTFGSAVLSKGGSGDVLGGLVGSLLAQGYKPLDAAISASLAHAIAASNYKKNNYSLIPSDLVEEVKRL; translated from the coding sequence ATGCAAAATATCTATTATGAAGTTGGAAGTTTAGATAAAAGGTGCTATGAACAGTTTGCATTAAGTGAAGATTTGTTGATGGAACATGCAGCTTTAGCCTTAGAAAAAGAGATTACGAAAACTTTTGATAAAAACAGTTCCGTTTTAATCGTTTCAGGAATGGGGAACAACGGTGCAGACGGTATTGCTCTTGCAAGATTGCTTTATAAAACTTATGATGTGAAACTTTATATACCTTTTGAATTAAAATCTCCTATGGCAAAACTCCAACTAAAAAGGGCACAGCTTTTAGGAGTAAATCTTATAAATGAACTTCAAGAGTGTGACATTGTAGTTGACTCTCTTTTTGGAAGCGGATTAAAAAGAGATTTAAATGAAGCTTCACAAAAAATAATTGAAACGTTAAACTCTTATAACTCTTATAAAATAGCTTGTGATATTCCGACAGGTATTGATTTTAAAGGAGATATTTCAACTCTTGCTTTTTTTGCAGATGTAACTGTTACAATGGGAGCTTTGAAAACTTCACTTTTTACTGATACTGCAAAAGATTATGTAGGTGAAATAGTTGTTGCCAATTTAGGAGTTCAAAGAGAGGTTTATGAAACAAAAACAGATCTTTTTTTACTTGAAAAAGAGGATTTAAAACTTCCCTTAAGAGATAAAAAAAATGCACATAAAGGAACTTTCGGACACTTAAATGTGGTAATCGGCAGTAAAAAAGGAGCGGGAGTAATTGCGGCAAAAGCAGCTTTTGGTTTTGGCGCCGGACTTGTTAGTGTTATTTGTCATGAGTGTGTAGATCTGCCTTATCATATTATGCAAACTCACAATTTAAGTGAAAACTGCACTGCCATTGCTCTTGGAATGGGGCTTGGCATATATGATGAAAAAGAGATTGAAAATATTTTACAATCAAAGCTTCCGACTATAATAGATGCAGATCTTTTTTATGAAGATATTATTAAAATCGCTTTACAAAAAGAGGTTGTTTTAACCCCTCATCCAAAAGAGTTTTGTGCTTTATTAAACGTGTGCGAGCTAGCAGATATAAAAGTTAAAGAACTTCAAAAAAACAGATTTAAGTATGTAGAGATGTTTTGCAAAAAATATCCTAAAGTAGTTCTTCTTTTAAAAGGAGCAAATGTATTAATTGCCCAAAATGAAAAAATATTCGTAAACACCTTTGGAAGTGCAGTCTTAAGCAAAGGTGGAAGCGGAGATGTATTAGGAGGTTTGGTAGGTTCTTTATTGGCTCAAGGGTATAAACCTCTTGATGCGGCAATTAGTGCAAGTTTGGCACATGCAATAGCTGCAAGTAATTATAAAAAAAATAATTACTCTTTAATCCCTTCTGATTTAGTTGAAGAGGTTAAAAGATTATGA
- a CDS encoding RBBP9/YdeN family alpha/beta hydrolase yields MREKRVLILHGLGGSDYPHWQAHLAIDLIKQNTPVSFPALPNRDKPKLKEWKEFIKKEIEHFKPTIVVCHSLANIVWFHICEELDIKLDKLMLVAPVRMNCDIKEIKEFFPYPLPKSLKSKEVIMASSTNDPYINVEEAIRLQSKLGIGMKLLEEAGHINAASGYGKLDCALDWINQEQECEENH; encoded by the coding sequence ATGAGAGAAAAAAGAGTTTTGATTTTACACGGTTTAGGTGGAAGTGATTATCCCCATTGGCAGGCTCATCTGGCAATAGATTTAATAAAACAGAATACGCCTGTATCTTTTCCTGCTTTACCAAATAGAGATAAGCCTAAGCTAAAAGAGTGGAAAGAGTTTATTAAAAAAGAGATTGAACACTTTAAACCGACTATTGTAGTTTGCCACTCTTTGGCAAATATTGTTTGGTTTCATATTTGCGAAGAGTTAGATATAAAACTTGATAAACTTATGCTTGTAGCACCTGTTAGAATGAATTGTGATATAAAAGAGATAAAAGAGTTTTTCCCTTATCCTTTGCCAAAAAGTTTAAAATCCAAAGAGGTTATAATGGCAAGTTCAACAAATGATCCTTATATAAACGTTGAAGAGGCTATAAGGTTGCAAAGTAAGTTAGGAATAGGAATGAAACTTTTAGAAGAAGCAGGGCATATTAATGCTGCTTCTGGATACGGAAAATTAGATTGTGCTTTGGATTGGATAAATCAAGAACAAGAGTGTGAGGAAAATCATTGA
- a CDS encoding phosphatidate cytidylyltransferase, producing the protein MKDIIKSSSTRIKTGIALLIAILIIGFIDSFFIMWLLFGGLLVISINESQKLYDMKVDSIYFYVGIIWFIAYFYPYAEDLVFVAAIVFASILAYSKNLDKKIFLPLMYPTASFLFLLTLYYEYGVMSLLWLLVIVAGADVGAYFVGKSIGKTKFCETSPNKTVEGVLGGLVVATILGIIFAIDNISLLGAIIISLVVALASVFGDLFESYLKREAGVKDSGDILPGHGGILDRTDGYLFGGVMMLVILRAVL; encoded by the coding sequence ATGAAAGATATTATAAAATCGAGTTCTACAAGGATAAAAACAGGTATTGCTTTATTAATTGCTATTTTAATAATAGGATTTATTGATTCTTTTTTTATTATGTGGCTTCTGTTTGGAGGATTACTTGTAATCTCAATAAATGAATCTCAAAAGCTTTATGATATGAAAGTTGATTCAATATATTTTTATGTGGGAATAATTTGGTTTATTGCATATTTTTATCCTTATGCTGAGGATTTAGTTTTTGTTGCTGCGATTGTTTTTGCTTCAATTTTAGCTTATAGTAAAAATTTGGATAAAAAAATATTTTTACCTCTTATGTATCCTACAGCCTCTTTTTTGTTTTTATTAACTTTATACTATGAATACGGTGTTATGTCTTTACTTTGGCTTTTGGTAATAGTAGCTGGAGCTGATGTCGGAGCATATTTCGTAGGTAAAAGTATAGGTAAAACAAAATTCTGTGAAACAAGTCCTAATAAGACAGTTGAAGGTGTTTTAGGAGGTCTTGTGGTTGCAACTATTTTAGGTATTATTTTTGCTATTGACAATATCTCACTTCTTGGTGCAATCATAATCTCTTTAGTAGTTGCTTTAGCTTCTGTTTTCGGTGATCTTTTTGAAAGTTATTTAAAAAGAGAAGCAGGAGTAAAAGACAGCGGAGATATTCTTCCAGGACACGGAGGAATATTAGATAGAACAGACGGATATTTGTTTGGAGGCGTAATGATGTTGGTGATTTTGAGAGCTGTATTGTGA
- the cutA gene encoding divalent-cation tolerance protein CutA — MKTIVIQTTCANKKEAESIAKLLIEQNLAACVQMSDIESFYKWKDEFCNDKEVLLSIKTKKENFKNIKSKIKELHSYDVPEIIAVNIDKLSKDYKKFIAKTCKS, encoded by the coding sequence ATGAAAACAATAGTTATTCAGACAACTTGTGCAAATAAAAAAGAGGCAGAAAGTATTGCCAAACTTTTAATAGAACAAAATCTTGCAGCATGCGTACAAATGTCAGATATTGAATCTTTTTATAAATGGAAAGATGAGTTTTGTAACGATAAAGAGGTGCTTTTAAGTATAAAAACTAAAAAAGAAAATTTCAAAAATATTAAAAGCAAAATTAAAGAATTACATAGCTATGATGTGCCCGAAATAATAGCTGTAAATATTGATAAACTAAGTAAAGATTATAAAAAATTTATAGCTAAAACTTGTAAATCATAG